The genomic interval GCATTTTACCTTATTGTCCTCTAATGGAGTATAATATAAAGCTTCTTTAAGTTTCATTTCAACTCACCTACTATATATGTCTTTCTACTTTAAATCTCTCCATACTATAGCTTTCATCAGGGCTTATTCCTGCCTTCTTTAAAGCTATATTTACCTGTTCTTCTGGAGTTTCTATGCCTTCCAGATTTGGAAGAAGAAGACCCCTTCTCATACCTTTGCTGACGATAACGCCATATTTTTTTACATCAAGTTCTTCTATGGAATCAATGTTTTCTGGTTTTCTTAGTACATCTACTGAATATACGATTTTGTCTAATTCACTTTCTTCTACTGGCAAAAATCTTGGATCCTCAACTCCAGCACTCACTGCATTTCTAATTATCTCCATAGCTATATTTTCTTTGGTGGGTTCTATAGTGCCAATGCATCCTCTTAGCATAGAGTCCTCTTTTAATGATACAAATACCCCACTTCTATTCTCTAAAAGTTCCTCATTTAAGTTTTTAGGAACATCCATTATTTCTCCGTACTTTAGATAGTATTCTAAACTCTTTCTAGCTAATCTTACATATTCATCTTCTTTTTCTCTTATATTATTTATTTCTTCTTTTTTTGCCATTTCTATATTATCCAACAATCTATACTCTTCTCCTCCTTCAGATAATGACACCTTAGCTGTACAGTATCCTACTCCAAAGGGACCTTCATAGGAATAAACTTCTGTTTTCTTCTTAAATCCATCTAAAAATCCCGACATAATTATAAAAGATCTTAGTCCACATTCACCAGCCCCTTCGGCCAATTCCAAATCAAAATTTGCTATTCCTTCAAA from Sporanaerobacter acetigenes DSM 13106 carries:
- the amrA gene encoding AmmeMemoRadiSam system protein A; the encoded protein is MGKILGAYVSPHPPIIVEEIGRGEEKLARETLDGVKKMALDIKEESPSTIILVTPHGPLFSDAIAISYEKTLTGSFWNFGRSDLEFTFQNNKSLVEDIANRAEKEDILMAKVDKNFSSMYGDVDFHVDHGALVPLYFVNKEYRDYKLVHITYGLLSPTELYRFGTLVQEAVLASDERVVFIASGDLSHRLNKSAPSGYSPKGRVFDRKIVEFLKNSDFEGIANFDLELAEGAGECGLRSFIIMSGFLDGFKKKTEVYSYEGPFGVGYCTAKVSLSEGGEEYRLLDNIEMAKKEEINNIREKEDEYVRLARKSLEYYLKYGEIMDVPKNLNEELLENRSGVFVSLKEDSMLRGCIGTIEPTKENIAMEIIRNAVSAGVEDPRFLPVEESELDKIVYSVDVLRKPENIDSIEELDVKKYGVIVSKGMRRGLLLPNLEGIETPEEQVNIALKKAGISPDESYSMERFKVERHI